A window of Hordeum vulgare subsp. vulgare chromosome 5H, MorexV3_pseudomolecules_assembly, whole genome shotgun sequence genomic DNA:
ccggacgtttcgccgatctcgtgctcgttccggccagcttgacggggatcttcatgagagttggccatgtgtacttctgctgcaggcccgtgacccacgtactcggaaggaaactcagtcggaaccgagcccgagtgctgggacagcggggcaaccacaacagactcgagaatcgccacttgtgaagacgcgttctggcgcgcctgggcatgttgcacccaacgctgaagtcgcggacggcgggagccgactgctggagaagaagaatgccgcgggcgccagcacggaagtgcgtagccccacgacagggaagcgcctcgacgtcgagaggagcatcctgaagccacgccgaatcgtcgacgatgaaggagagagcgccgaagaagatctggtgacccatgctcgaatctccaccggatgacatgacgaaaggaagtagttgcaaactcgccggaagttgcTCAGACGCCTGCCcctcggtgggcgccaactgtcgtgggtataagcctgacagtagatgtgtagggtacgaaaaggatgggcacagtcctagctacggcgaggttgtatgagttcgggcccctctacggtggaggtaatagccctacatctcaatgctctgggagcttgttgtcgagtggaatatggaatacaatgattttctaacccctgcaccagagggggagggtggcttatatagagtgcgctgccctccacaacggttccggtacaggggtggagtagtggcgattgaatgcgtacgttaccggtaacgtacgtcctaaatgctaataaatgcacagggaaatgtacgaccgtttccctccaggggggttacgatgttccgagtggcagccagtcggttagttggatgttctccgaatgctagtctccgactggatggtcgaggacctgttgccgactggacgatggggactccttaattcagccggaactgactaagggccttgtcccttatgaggggtagtccttgggtaggacttacagggcaggcctatgaccctaccctaggactataaccccatcacccccAAATCTCCTTCTTCCCCGAGCTGAGCTCCTCTGCGCTGTCCTCTTtctcccccattcttgcctccatCAAATCCATCTCCATTGCTTGAGTTTTCTCCAGTGGATCAAGGCCAATTTCATCACTCAAGGTACCTCACCCACTCTCTACTTTTTGGTTGGTTGGAATCATCTCATTTGATGGGATTCTTTACTTGTATGCAAACCCTAATTTAGGTCATTTTGGTGTAAAATCAATGGATTTGAGGGATGATATGGTAGTTTCTATGCTTGAATATGTGTAGTATGCCTAATCATCATGTTTGTAAAATCGAACTATAGTTATTGTTAGGCATTTTTctaggtttagggttagggttaggcaaTGTCATTAGTAAGTAATTAGGGTTAatcaattattttatttgtgttgttGTTTGAATTTAATGCATCATAGATCTTCCTTGATCCATGAATGAGTAGTAGTTATTTGGTCCATATTATGTTGCCGGCCTACCGTTGACCTTTTTACAATGTATTTAGACGAATAGACTCATTAATGTACATTACTTGGATAACGAGACGTTTATGAAAGGCAATGCCGATGAAGGGGAAGAATCCATGGTTTTTGACTCAAGCCCAACTTATGGGGAGGTGGTTGTGAAAGTTAGAAGTGTGTTAAATTGGATTGACCCAAATGATGAAGTTAAACTTATTGGAAGGTAGATGTTGGAGTGGGGGTGAAGTCTCGATTGAAGAATATGCCTATCACCTCGGAATTGCATTGGAAGGTGTACAAGGATAAAGTAGTTGAATCACAAGACAAAACACTTGAATTATTTCCACCAAGGTTGAGCTACCTGTGCTACAAATTGACTTAAACCGACATGCCTCCTCCCCAATACATGATGGAAGGGTGGAGGCTTATGTACCCAATTCTTCTATTCAACCACCAAATGAAGCGGAGATGAATGATAGAGCCATGGTAATTCAAGAGGAAGAGGTTCATGTGAAGCTGACTCTGctcatgttgatggtgatgatgcccatgTTGATGCTTATGTGGAAGCTGAAGAGATTCATTATAATCCCATTGGTAACTTGGATGTGATTCTGTACCAGCAAGACATGGATCGTAGCCTTCCCTATAGTCGTATGTATGCGTATGACTCGGATGACGACGGTCCGACGGAGGAACTGGACGAGGATGGATTCACTGCccaagaaaatgaaaaattcaAGGTGAAAGGGAAGGAAAGAGGTGTCCCATTGTTTCGTGATCTTAGTCTTGCCGACAAGGCCCTTGTTGATGGTGGCATGAGGTTGGGGTTCTGTAACACCCAAAAAATTTAACCATATTTTTATTAAATTTTTTTTCCTGAAATAAGACTTGTGAATATAATTTGCCCTTTTTGCTAATTTGAGAGCCTCCCTTTCACAAATTTTTCTTTTCCCTCCAAGTAGAACTTTTGAAAGTATTGTGGACTTGAGCATTTGTTTGAAATCATTTCATTTCAATGTTATAAATTCAGTGGAGAAatattattattataaaacttgCCAAATTAGTTTTTGAAAGGCATTTTCATACTTTTAGGAGCCTTTATTGCACTGCAACCATTTCATAAATTCATTTAAAATTCTATAAAAAAATTGAAGATGTCAGGTGATGCAAATGATTCCATTTTATGCAAAAAACCATTCTTGTCATTTGAAAAAAAAGCAAATCATCCCCGTTTCTATTCTAGTGCAGTTCAGTAGTTTGAACTGCAACCCTATTCTATCTTGCCTTATTGACCATGGGATTTTCCCTGCTTATAGTCCTTcctaccaaacccttaagtcTAGGATTTTAGCCCCATTGGAGTATTTTAAATGCATGAGATAACCATCTGCATTTCTTGACCAAAATTGTTTTTCATCAAAAATGACACTAACAAGTTTTCTGTTTTGCCCATCTAACCCCACCGTCACCTTTAGTATCTAAAGAGACCCCACTCTGAAAAGTTTGGTTGCCAGAAAATTCTTTTAGATGCCCCTGACATTTTATCAAACACCTTATGGGCATGACAGATATTGGCAACCTCCTAATCCTGCATTGGGTACTTGCTTATTTGGCTAAGAAAACATGACTTTAAGGTAATTGATTACATGGATAAAAATGTGATTTAATATTAGTATATATGTGGCCtgttaagagcaactccaacggggcgacccatttcgtccgccgcCGTTCGTTTGGGTCGACGCGGACAAAAAGTtagcccaacgcgccgacccaaacggatgcACGTCCGCTTTTTGTCCGCCTGCCGACCCATTCCACGCCCAAATTTGCGCCTAATTTGCATCGGCGTGGACACGAAGCGGACGCGCACGGCGCGCGCCTACTTCTCTCCCTGGATTTCCTCAAACTCTTTCCCTCCATTTTCCCCAAACTCTCCCGCTCGCTCCCGCGCCCGCTCCCACCGCCATGGATGACGACTTCGAGGCTGCCGCCGCCATTGCCTCAATGGCCACGTGTGTCGCTGCCGCCGAAGGCAGAGGCAATACCCCCCCCTGCAAGGCGGGGACGCCAcccaataagaagaagaaggagttgacGCATGAGGAGCGGGCCGTGGAGTCGCCCAAGAGGAAGGCCCGGAGGCACGTGCAGGATGCGGGCAGTTGTCGCCACCGCCTTCGCCGCCGCCGTGTAACAAGAAGACAGCAATGCCCGGGTGAAGGCATGAATGATGGAggccttgttgtaccttggggtaaacccTAGCCAGCACAGGCTTGTCAACGCCGCCATTGCCGCAGCCGCGACAAGCACTGGCTCGTCAACATATCCTCGAATGATGCTGCTAGAGTCGCCGCGCGTGTCTTGCACGCAACCGATTTCCGGCTTCCACGTCTACTCGCAAGGCAGCCACTTCTCCGGGGAATGCTCACCTCCGCTCCTTCCATGCCCGCACCAGTGACCATCGACCTCAACACCACGCTGATGGCAGACGGATCATCGTACAGAGGCATGAGGAAATGCCAGCACGAGATGCCATCCAACATGCTCACAGACGTCCGCAATCTGTTCGACGGAATGTCGGTAGTCGTCGACGATGACACGACCAACGGTTTCCTCGAGAACATGATTTTCGAAGGTGCGCCTTCATGCAAGATCAGGTCGGCCTAGACGGCTTCCCGCTCGATCATGAGTTCCCGGAGGACTACGACCTTGAGGAGGAGGACGGTGACATGGACATCGATGGGGGGCCTTTGttcgaggaggagctcgccaaCCAAACTTTGGTGCCACGTTTTTTTCCCGTGGATTGCTTGTCCATTTGCTCACATATGCTTGCTTGGTTTCAATTGTAGGTGTTTCAAGCCTTGGAGGCATTCAAGGTTCAGCACGATGACAAAGCCTTCCATCTCGTCCATTGTTGGACTATCATCAACGgggaggagaagttcaaggcgcAATATGCCGCCCTCTTGGCGCGTGGGGGTAAATAAGCTATGCAGAACCATGGTGATAGCGAGAAGGcccggtcggggggggggggaagaccaACTCAAAGAGGAGGACAGGCGGTACGCGGCGTCGATAGCCTTGTTTGAAAAGGTGGAGGGCATGATAAACAAGAAGGGCTTGCGGGAGGAGAAGCGCcggcaagaaaagaaagagaaaatgcACACCTTCATGGAAATCCAAAGGAGGAGACTTGAGATGGACGCAAAAAGGCAAGCCAAGATGCTTGAGTTGGAGGAGgcgaagcaagccaagatgcttgaGATCGAGGCCACCAATGCGAGGACCAAGGCGAAAGAAGTGGCCCTCGCAAGCATGAAGACGGGAGCGGAGATCATGAAGGTTGATTTGAACACCGTGTCATCGAGGAAGAGGCTATGGTTCGAGAAGATGTAGGCCGAAATGCTCAAGTTCGATCAGCTGTGATCTGCGATGGAGATCAATGAAACCTTTTTTGTATGCCGGCAAGTGTGCTCGCATGACCACGAAGCGACATGATGTAGTCGAATTTGGTGTGCTAGTATGTGTGACGGTTGCTGGCAAGTGTGCCAACATGAACTGCGTGGTGGTTTAATGTAGACTGACAATGTATGCCGACCGCTGACATAATGCCGACATGAATTCTTGAGCGTTGGCATGCTGGCCTGCTTTATCTAAGTGCGAACATAAAATGAGTTGTTAGCGTTGAACGCGCGATCGACCTAAAAAGAAAAACAGACCGACTCAAAACAGATGGCAGACCCAAACGGATAAAAGACGGACAAAACCGTCATCCATTTAAGTCGATCGGTTGAACTTGCTCTAAGATAAAATAACCCAAGGCTTCACTAGGGGAAATAGCCCAAACCGAAAAAAATACTAAAACAATCGATCGTGGCCAGCGTCGGGCTGGTTGAGCCGAACCATTCCCCACCCGCACCCAAACCCAGCCAACGGCCACCATGgcagcaccgccgccgccgccggcgctgCCGCCGGCGCTCCCGGACGACGTCGTCGAAGagatcctcctccgcctcccacTCGACGACCCAGGTAGCCTCCTCCGCGCCTCCCTTGTCTGCAAGGCCTGGAGGAGCGTCGTCACCCATCCCCACTTCCGCCGCCGCTTCATCGGGCTCCACCCCCACCGGGCGCCCCCCGTGCTCGGCTTCCTCCACGACTGGGAAAACAAGCGCATCCCAGACTTCGTCCCCACCACCCCCTCGCCCTTCTCCCTCGCCGCTCCGGACCGCCGGTTCTGGCGCCCGCTCGACTGCCGCCACGGCCGCGCCCTCTTCCTCTCCGACGACCGCCAGGAAACTCAGGAAATCCTCCTGTGGGAGCCAATCACGGGCGCCCATCAGCGCATACCGTTGCCCGCGGCGTTCAGGTGCGGGTGGCCGACCGCGGCCGTGTTCTGCACAGCGGACGGGTGCGACCACCGCGACTGCGCGGGAGGTCCCTTCGGCGTGGTCTTCGTCTTCGCCGTCGACGGCAGCGAAGATGAAGAAGACTGGCACGTTATCACATCGGCGTGCTTGTACTCGTCGGAGACTGGCACGTGGGGCAAGCCGAATTCGAGGCAAGACGAGTTCACAATGGAATTCGAGTATCATTCCAGCGTGCTGGTTGGGAGATCTCTGCTCTACTTCCTGTCCGACGGTGGGGTGGTCCTGGAGTACAATTTGGACAGTCCTGAACTGTCTGTGTTCAACACACCACCTGACGATTACGGCAGTGAGAAAGAAAGATTTAATCTCGTGCTCGTGGACGACGGTGGTCTGGGGGTTGCCGAAGCCATTGATATGGAGCTCATATTGTGGAAATGGGAGGCGAGTGATGGCACTAATGCACGATGGGTGCTGAGCCGCATTGTCGACCTGTTTGATGTGCTCCCAATTGGTGTCGATTCAGAATGTCTTTCTCCAGTGTTGGGCTTTGCGGAGGGAGCAAACGCTATTTTCGTGAAAACTGATTCTAGTCTCTTCATGATCAAGCTGCAGTCGGAGCAGGGGGAAAAGGTGTGTGATGATCATGGCTTCTGTAATTTGATTCCAGTTGTCAGCTTCTACACTCCACATTCTAGGCTCCAAGTGCCAGGGGGTGAACACCACGGCCCAGCGGCACCGCCGCTGAACCTACTGAGGAGGGGTGGTCAGCAAGTGGCATGGGAGGAGAAATCACTAGAATGGGCGCAGGTGCTGTTTGATAAGGGgtgcaaggctatcaatgagaagGACTTTGCCAACGCCGCAAACTGCTTCAGAGATGCTCTCAAGATCAGGTTTGGTTTCTACTCCCAAACTCCACTTGTTCTCCTAGCTAGACATGCTGATGTAGCTTAACATATTGATAGTTTGCGGGGAAAAAAACTTCCAGTTAGTTCATTGTTCTTTTCATGTGCATAGTGGCTCTGAGCCTTTTGACGTTTGTAGCTAGTTAAGAGTAGGGTTTAAGATGTTCTACGACAATGTGGTTACCGAGTGTGTGGTGTTTTGGTTTCATGTGTTTGACAGTGAGCATGACGTCGTGGGTGTTGGTGTTTGGTGGTTTAGTGAGTCCAGTTAGCCAATATGACCTGATAACAACACCCGGGAGTATAGCATATTTTGTTGTGATGTCTGTAATGCGGTGAGAATTAAATCAAAGTCCAAGTGCTTGAGGGATAGGTGTTATCCTATTTGATCGCTGTGCAGTTCATTTATATGGTTCCTCTTCCTCAGATTTGTACTTCATAATCTATGAAAGTCATTAAAATGGTTTTGCTCTACTTCAGATATGTTTATGTTATAACCTTGATGATGATGCATCAGCTAATTTACACATTGTTGTTGTCATGTAGGGTTCAACATTATGGAGACCTTGCTCCTCAGTGTGCTAGCACGTTTTACTGTTATGGATGTGCCTTGTTAGCTAAAGCTCGGAAGGCGACCAATCCTTCAGGTAGTGGTTCAAAGCATGCACCAAATGAAGAATCAATCACATCCACAACAAGCAAAGCTGATACACTGAAAGACATTATTATCCTTTTTTAATCTATATACTCTAGTTGATAACACAACTGGTTGCATTAAGTTGTCATCGTCTGTTCATGCCTAATGAAGAGTATACCTGATAAACTTCTAATGAGTATTTTGCCAATGCTAATGCAAAGTACTAATAGTTTGGGACTTGAAATGTTTTTACTAATATTATATGATCACAGTATACTAAGTAAGTTGGATCTTGTACGCATTTGTATGCATCTCATTGCTGTTTGTTTCTTCTTGGGCTGTGTGCATCCTCGATTCAGAGGCCGGGAATAATAAAACTCTTCCATTTTctagagaaaaaaaatattt
This region includes:
- the LOC123453149 gene encoding uncharacterized protein LOC123453149 is translated as MAAPPPPPALPPALPDDVVEEILLRLPLDDPGSLLRASLVCKAWRSVVTHPHFRRRFIGLHPHRAPPVLGFLHDWENKRIPDFVPTTPSPFSLAAPDRRFWRPLDCRHGRALFLSDDRQETQEILLWEPITGAHQRIPLPAAFRCGWPTAAVFCTADGCDHRDCAGGPFGVVFVFAVDGSEDEEDWHVITSACLYSSETGTWGKPNSRQDEFTMEFEYHSSVLVGRSLLYFLSDGGVVLEYNLDSPELSVFNTPPDDYGSEKERFNLVLVDDGGLGVAEAIDMELILWKWEASDGTNARWVLSRIVDLFDVLPIGVDSECLSPVLGFAEGANAIFVKTDSSLFMIKLQSEQGEKVCDDHGFCNLIPVVSFYTPHSRLQVPGGEHHGPAAPPLNLLRRGGQQVAWEEKSLEWAQVLFDKGCKAINEKDFANAANCFRDALKIRVQHYGDLAPQCASTFYCYGCALLAKARKATNPSGANLHGKGQKDGNMTGDRDDSDLDLAWKMLNTAKVIVAKSPDKTMEKVNILNSLAQISMRREDTDSAIGYYFEALAILEHLVRPDNFRIFEQNVRISLAFGLESKAGDAIPYCAKAISVGKSCMHNLINAKEALLSAKGQSGKLTLEDEISYLARMLPRLQKKLEELEQAMSTPNDGIDHNKKRVVSVTSHEQNVSRGVAGAASLTCSQTSGSNNSFHSPTMSTAAAATGSTGGSVTELVIVGRDMKRANVDKPISDEPSPKRLAADDSPSVNEM